DNA sequence from the Paenibacillus physcomitrellae genome:
GCTCTTCGATCGATTTGTTCGTTGTTGTCAAGATCCCTTTCATCGTGCCGTACTGGCGGATGATCCGGGTCAGCATGCGCGTATCGATGCCGCTGATCGCAGGGATTCCGTACTCTTTCAGCAAATCTTCGATGCTGTACTGGGCGCGCCAGTTGCTTGGGACCGGTTCGTGACGGCGCACAACAAAACCGTGAATGGACGGAGCCACCGACTCAAAATCATCCCGGGTAATGCCGTAGTTGCCGATCAGCGGATAAGTCATCGTCACGATTTGTCCGCAGTAGGACGGGTCCGACAGCACTTCCTGATAACCTGTAATCCCTGTATTAAAAACAACCTCGCCGGTCTTCTCCACTTCTGCACCAAAAGAAGTTCCGGTAAACAACGTGCCGTCTTCCAACAATAATCTTGCCTGCACCTTCGATCCACTCCCTGTTCTCAAATGTAAGTCTATTCGTTAGTTGAGCACGCGATCTTCGGCCCAAGAAATTTTTCCGTTTACGACCGTAACCGCCGGCCAGCCCTTCAGGCTCCAGCCGCCAAACGGTGTGTTGCGCCCTTTGCTGGCAAAGGTGGACGGATCAACGGTTTTCTCTGTTTCCAGATCCACAATCGTCAGGTCAGCCGGCGCGCCGACTTCCAGGCGTCCCGCATCCAATCCGAACACGCGGGCCGGGTCGGCCGTCATGCGCTGTACCAGCATTTGCAGCGTCCACAGCCCGGTCTCCACGAATTTCGTGTAGAGCAGAGGGAAAGCTGTCTCAAAGCCGACGATGCCAAACGGGGCAAGCTGCATGCCTTTGGCTTTCTCTTCTTCGCTGTGCGGCGCATGGTCCGTCACGACGATGTCGATCGTGCCGTCTTCCAGCGCGGCGATGCAGGCTTCCACGTCGCGGCGCGAGCGCAGCGGCGGATTCATTTTCCAGTTGGCATTCAGGCCCGGAATGTCCTCTTCGCAGAGCAGCAGGTGATGCGGGCAAACCTCCGCGGTCACGTTAATACCGATTTGCTTCGCCTGCCGGATCAGCCGGATCGACTGCTCGGTGCTGACGTGGCACACATGGTAGTGAACCCCGGTTGCTTCAGCCAGCAGAATGTCGCGTCCGACGTGGATCGCTTCCGACTCGTTCGGAATGCCCTTCAAACCGTGTTTTCTGGCGAACTCGCCTTCCGCCACCGGAGCGCCTTCCACCAAGGAATTATCTTCGCAGTGCGCGATAACCGGCA
Encoded proteins:
- a CDS encoding dihydroorotase; this translates as MPLIIINAKVLNEDGQLELKTITTEDGVITGIYDQGTEVQAAGAETLDAAGKLVTPGFIDMHVHLREPGFEHKETIATGSLSAAKGGFTTIACMPNTRPITDDPETVKLVLDKAKEAGLVKVLPYAAITVNELGRELTDFAALKEAGAIGFTDDGVGVQNAQMMKDAMAWAASMNMPVIAHCEDNSLVEGAPVAEGEFARKHGLKGIPNESEAIHVGRDILLAEATGVHYHVCHVSTEQSIRLIRQAKQIGINVTAEVCPHHLLLCEEDIPGLNANWKMNPPLRSRRDVEACIAALEDGTIDIVVTDHAPHSEEEKAKGMQLAPFGIVGFETAFPLLYTKFVETGLWTLQMLVQRMTADPARVFGLDAGRLEVGAPADLTIVDLETEKTVDPSTFASKGRNTPFGGWSLKGWPAVTVVNGKISWAEDRVLN